The Loxodonta africana isolate mLoxAfr1 chromosome 1, mLoxAfr1.hap2, whole genome shotgun sequence genomic sequence AAAAGCCTTTAAGGCCAGCTTTATTTATATCCTAGGTATCATGAAAAACAAGGTGGCTAACATTTCCATTTTGCAATTAGGAACACTGCTATTCtatgatacatttttaaaaatattcactaCTGACCTCATCTGGCTGATTCCTCATCTAGAAATTCCAAGTTAAATGTTTTTGAGGTCTGAATTTCATTGAGTACAGATGTTGTTACCCAAGAGAGGCAAGTCCAAAACTACTTATTTTCCagggcagaataaaaaaaaaataataacagcaacTATCTTtataattagattttttttttctgttaaatttaGGCCAGGTGTTAATTTTACGTAACTGTTAAAGTATTTCCCAGAATATGCTTTGGTTTTTACCAACCTAATTGATGAATCATTTGATTGTCTTTATTTTGAGATTCAGTCTGTTGCTTATCTCAAATTTTCAAGTTACCAGTGAAATTAGTAGTTTCAGATTACCTAGATGCTAAAGAAATTTAGGCCTATTGTTACTAATatcaatatttataatttttatattttaatacaatATTTATATTGTGTAATAATAGTATTAGAGCCAGTTTGATGATTACATTTTAACAACATCtagaaaatcctggtggcacagtggctgctaaacaaaaggttggcagttcagatccaccagctgctccttggaaattgtatggggcagttctactcagccctgtagggttactatgagtcggaatcaacttgaccgcaacaTGTTTGATTTTTACGGGTTTAGAAAAGTTTTAAGTCTTTAAAGGGAGTCctagggtggtacaaatggttaataagcttggctgccaagcaaaaggttggagttttgagtccacccagagacagctCAAAAGAaaaacctagtgatctacttccaaaaaatcagccattgaaaaccctatagagcacagttctgctctaacagagTTGACAACAACTGGCTTTAAAGGTAGACTTACTTATGGTCTAGACAGTATTAAAAACAGGGTGGGAGGCTAACGTTCCCATATTACAGTTTGTGTAACTTTGCTTCATACGGTAGTGGGTAGTAAAGATGGAATCAGAATGTTCTGTGCAGTAGGGAATTTTGGTCCAACTGGGGCAGCCATTAAGAGGGactctgctaatcaaaaggtcagtagttcaaatccaccagctgctccttggaaaccctgtggggcagttctaccctttcctatacgatcgctatgaatcggaatggactccacggcaatgggtttggtttttgtttgttttgatcacTCAACTGATGAAGAAGAGGAGGCACAGGGAAGCTATTAAAAGTTCCCCGTCTTCTTTACTATGCTAGAAAGCCGTGTTTCATTTAGAGTACCTGTAGTTCCTTCCCCGACTTAGTTCAGTCCCTCTCTCACtgcatttttgttgattttactttattttccttAGGCTGCATCCCTGCTCCGACCTGACCGTGTTGGGTTGACGGAGCCTGCCACAGCCATGACGACCGCCATCTTGGAGCGCCTGAGCACCCTGTCTGTCAGTGGCCAGCAGCTGCGCCGCTTGCCCAAGATCCTCGAGGATGGGCTTCCCAAGATGCCTTGCACCGTACTAGAGACAGACGTGCCTCAGCTCTTCCGCGAGCCTTACATCCACGCCGGCTACCGCCCGACAGGCCACGAGTGGCGCTACTACTTCTTCAGTCTCTTTCAGAAACACAACGAAGTGGTCAACGTCTGGACCCACTTGCTGGCGGCTCTGGCTGTCCTCTTGCGATTCTGGGCCTTTGCAGAGGCCGAGGCCTTCCCATGGACCTCCCCCCACTCCCTGCCCCTGCTCCTTTATATCCTGTCTTCAATCACTTACCTCACATTTAGCCTTCTGGCCCACCTGCTGCAGTCCAAGTCGGAGCTCTCTCACTATACCTTCTACTTTGTGGACTACATTGGAGTGAGTGTTTACCAATATGGCAGTGCCTTGGCCCACTTCTTCTATAGCTCTGACCAAGCCTGGTATGAACGGTTCTGGCTTTTCTTCTTGCCAGCAGCTGCTTTCTGTGGCTGGTTGTCTTGTGCCGGCTGTTGCTACGCCAAGTATCGTTACCGGAGGCCTTACCCAGTCATGAGGAAGATCTGTCAAGTGGTACCGGCAGGGTTGGCCTTTGTCTTAGATATCAGCCCCGTGGCACACCGTGTGGCTCTCTGCCACCTGGCTGGCTGCCAGGAGCAGGCAGCCTGGTACCACACCCTCCAGATCGTCTTCTTCCTGGTCAGCGCCTACTTCTTCTCCtgccctgtgcctgagaagtatTTCCCCGGCTCCTGTGACATCGTGGGCCATGGGCATCAGATCTTCCATGCCTTTCTGTCCATCTGTACGCTCTCTCAGCTGGAGGCCATCCTCTTGGACTTCCAGGGGCGCCAGGAGATCTTCCTGCTGCGCCACAG encodes the following:
- the PAQR8 gene encoding membrane progestin receptor beta isoform X1, which codes for MKAASLLRPDRVGLTEPATAMTTAILERLSTLSVSGQQLRRLPKILEDGLPKMPCTVLETDVPQLFREPYIHAGYRPTGHEWRYYFFSLFQKHNEVVNVWTHLLAALAVLLRFWAFAEAEAFPWTSPHSLPLLLYILSSITYLTFSLLAHLLQSKSELSHYTFYFVDYIGVSVYQYGSALAHFFYSSDQAWYERFWLFFLPAAAFCGWLSCAGCCYAKYRYRRPYPVMRKICQVVPAGLAFVLDISPVAHRVALCHLAGCQEQAAWYHTLQIVFFLVSAYFFSCPVPEKYFPGSCDIVGHGHQIFHAFLSICTLSQLEAILLDFQGRQEIFLLRHSPLSIYMACLSFFFLTACSAATAAFLRHKVKARLTKKDS
- the PAQR8 gene encoding membrane progestin receptor beta isoform X2, encoding MTTAILERLSTLSVSGQQLRRLPKILEDGLPKMPCTVLETDVPQLFREPYIHAGYRPTGHEWRYYFFSLFQKHNEVVNVWTHLLAALAVLLRFWAFAEAEAFPWTSPHSLPLLLYILSSITYLTFSLLAHLLQSKSELSHYTFYFVDYIGVSVYQYGSALAHFFYSSDQAWYERFWLFFLPAAAFCGWLSCAGCCYAKYRYRRPYPVMRKICQVVPAGLAFVLDISPVAHRVALCHLAGCQEQAAWYHTLQIVFFLVSAYFFSCPVPEKYFPGSCDIVGHGHQIFHAFLSICTLSQLEAILLDFQGRQEIFLLRHSPLSIYMACLSFFFLTACSAATAAFLRHKVKARLTKKDS